The proteins below come from a single Deinococcus radiodurans R1 = ATCC 13939 = DSM 20539 genomic window:
- a CDS encoding LexA family transcriptional regulator: protein MGRTSLATSAAKARGPLNGLIAERMRQLNLSTVKDFADYAGIGRTSIHDLVRGRTTTSGTWTKPSFDTLTKLAVALDKPTHELLYLIDPEAPGANLMFDVQQVPVYIAGQVGAGPQQLWESSDVVYVERQFAENRDLIAFTVVGDSMAGGRHPIHDGDVVIVDQRVGGEVNFPVVARLKDDGHVVKRCGPAASSTAPTRTSWTLTPQSLPLTVSPTWWDASSG from the coding sequence ATGGGACGCACCTCACTTGCTACCAGCGCGGCGAAGGCGAGAGGGCCACTGAATGGCCTGATCGCAGAACGTATGCGGCAGCTCAACCTCTCCACCGTCAAAGATTTCGCTGACTACGCCGGAATTGGGCGTACCAGCATCCATGACCTTGTACGGGGCCGTACCACCACCAGCGGCACCTGGACTAAACCCAGCTTCGACACCCTGACCAAGCTCGCCGTGGCGCTCGACAAGCCCACGCACGAGCTGCTTTATCTGATCGACCCTGAAGCCCCTGGTGCCAATCTGATGTTCGACGTGCAGCAGGTCCCGGTCTACATCGCCGGTCAGGTGGGAGCAGGCCCGCAGCAGCTCTGGGAGAGCAGTGACGTGGTCTATGTGGAGCGGCAGTTTGCCGAAAATCGTGACCTGATCGCGTTTACCGTGGTCGGTGACAGCATGGCCGGTGGCCGACACCCCATTCACGACGGTGACGTGGTCATCGTGGACCAGCGCGTCGGGGGAGAGGTCAACTTCCCGGTGGTGGCCCGCCTGAAGGATGACGGCCACGTCGTAAAGCGCTGCGGCCCGGCGGCATCCTCGACAGCGCCAACCCGGACTTCGTGGACCCTGACACCTCAATCATTGCCCCTGACCGTATCGCCCACCTGGTGGGACGCGTCGTCCGGGTGA
- a CDS encoding AAA family ATPase — MTRGKILAETIMQEAVAAPTITLPPVQPAPEPAAPTILGTPAVRLVVNRIAYAVKRGSPLCIVSGEHGAGKTTAATLYANSNPRALYWQAPPEYNAREIVADLCDKLGIRTGEAWRVRTSVLVSHLQEHPHTVLIDEAQRLDYRALDMIKYVADTAGVTFVLLGSPWLDRVIDRHTDIASRAWVRVRVKPIELDAFTALYEPMGYSKKVLKAVHEVTKGVMRSITALFDHLDEAIAGTPGMARADLTPDHVRGVADEVLS; from the coding sequence GTGACCCGAGGCAAGATTCTGGCTGAAACCATCATGCAGGAGGCGGTGGCCGCGCCCACCATCACCCTGCCGCCCGTGCAGCCCGCGCCGGAGCCTGCGGCCCCCACCATCCTCGGCACGCCCGCCGTGCGCCTGGTGGTCAACCGGATTGCCTACGCCGTCAAGCGGGGGAGCCCCCTGTGTATCGTGTCTGGTGAGCACGGCGCGGGCAAAACCACGGCGGCCACGCTCTACGCCAATTCCAACCCCCGCGCCCTCTACTGGCAGGCCCCACCGGAGTACAACGCCCGCGAGATCGTGGCGGACCTGTGCGACAAGCTGGGCATCCGCACCGGGGAAGCGTGGCGCGTGCGTACCAGCGTCCTAGTTTCCCACTTGCAGGAACACCCCCACACCGTGCTGATCGACGAGGCGCAGCGGCTCGATTACCGCGCCCTGGACATGATCAAGTACGTCGCGGACACGGCAGGCGTGACCTTCGTGCTGCTCGGCTCGCCCTGGCTCGACCGGGTGATCGACCGTCACACCGACATCGCCAGCCGGGCGTGGGTTCGTGTGCGGGTCAAGCCGATCGAGCTGGACGCTTTTACTGCGCTGTACGAGCCGATGGGCTACAGCAAAAAGGTGCTGAAAGCCGTGCACGAGGTCACCAAGGGCGTGATGCGGTCCATCACTGCGCTGTTCGATCACCTCGACGAGGCCATCGCCGGGACGCCGGGCATGGCCCGCGCTGACCTGACGCCGGACCACGTTCGTGGCGTGGCCGATGAGGTGCTGTCGTGA
- a CDS encoding DDE-type integrase/transposase/recombinase, whose product MSKSRGALLSMTELMRLYDKSKPTIERQLAKLRKTGTPAYTEKVSERHSKGGVLVTYYDPTTLGWEVPSSCLHQILGDGDSPLSPSPVSITTSSLHQLPKLSAQTVESVSSDGDVADLSPSQNMMVTAPGFDPAAILLTQHGDLSGGTYTDTGDALEKHRELLPVLQTPVGSAARSQAIEQLAQQRGVSTRTIRREVEKVERRGLDGLKRHKRADAGSFRLPLETLQLVVSALVSNPPTTSVAFIHRTLIRAVPDAMTLPRGNGRTITVTAVTVGRVKRMMLDHPVMRLLFANADDRKEFLRSYTGQVVALHANEMWQLDMTRCDVEVVDPETGRIYRPRVQAVIDVYSGCIMGIAFSESEDQTQADLALMRALMRKSGPLADRYPLFGLPKRLYIDNGKTYSSEHFHRIAAGLGIEIIHSLPRVSHTRGAVERFFGTLHGLERAMVGYVGQNAVDRSSEELKKLRVATQRWLDTGVDPGPGKRHQTIHEYQNSVLAWLIVEYHQRLVDGKTRLEHFRETAPESSLLELDAGELLLLFARRTKRVVRPDGTVSIGNVAWTIPGGKLAQYRGLPVLVLEDQFALGDERRGIVWQDERTGRLEMLGTAVPAPTVAASIAAGEERRAQKAQKAAALRSADELAREYTNPALMVTEQLRRELPVQAVTPLQPAARAQLNPEPPKPDLGDFGKAFLKPADDLDALLRQIKEENE is encoded by the coding sequence ATGAGTAAGAGCCGTGGGGCGCTGCTGAGCATGACCGAGTTGATGCGGCTCTACGACAAGTCCAAGCCGACCATCGAACGCCAGCTTGCCAAGCTGCGGAAGACTGGCACGCCCGCCTACACAGAGAAAGTCTCGGAACGCCACAGCAAGGGGGGCGTGCTGGTGACCTACTACGACCCCACCACCCTGGGCTGGGAGGTGCCCTCAAGCTGTCTCCATCAAATTCTGGGTGATGGTGACAGCCCCCTGTCTCCATCACCTGTCTCCATCACGACCAGCAGTCTCCATCAACTCCCAAAACTGTCGGCACAGACGGTGGAAAGCGTCAGCAGTGACGGGGATGTTGCAGATCTGTCTCCATCACAAAACATGATGGTGACAGCCCCCGGCTTCGACCCGGCGGCCATCCTGCTCACCCAGCACGGTGACCTCTCCGGTGGGACCTACACCGACACCGGGGACGCTCTGGAGAAACACCGGGAACTGTTGCCCGTCCTCCAGACCCCGGTGGGCAGCGCCGCCCGGTCCCAGGCCATCGAGCAGCTTGCCCAGCAGCGTGGCGTCAGCACCCGCACCATCCGCCGCGAGGTCGAGAAGGTCGAGCGCCGGGGCCTGGACGGGCTGAAGCGTCACAAGCGGGCCGATGCGGGCAGCTTCCGGCTTCCGCTGGAAACCCTGCAACTGGTGGTGTCTGCGCTGGTCAGCAACCCGCCCACCACGTCGGTGGCCTTCATTCACCGCACGCTGATCCGGGCTGTGCCGGACGCCATGACTCTTCCGCGTGGCAACGGGCGCACCATCACCGTGACTGCCGTGACGGTGGGCCGCGTCAAGCGCATGATGCTCGACCACCCGGTCATGCGCCTGCTGTTCGCCAATGCCGATGACCGCAAGGAATTCCTGCGCTCCTACACCGGGCAGGTCGTGGCCCTGCACGCCAACGAGATGTGGCAGCTCGACATGACCCGCTGCGACGTGGAGGTCGTGGACCCGGAAACCGGGCGCATCTATCGCCCCCGCGTGCAGGCCGTGATCGACGTTTACAGCGGCTGCATCATGGGCATCGCCTTTTCCGAATCTGAGGACCAGACCCAGGCGGACCTTGCGCTGATGCGGGCACTGATGCGGAAGTCCGGCCCGCTGGCCGACCGTTACCCGCTGTTCGGGCTGCCCAAGCGGCTCTACATCGACAACGGCAAGACCTATTCCAGCGAGCACTTCCACCGGATTGCTGCCGGGCTGGGCATCGAAATCATTCACAGCCTGCCCCGTGTCTCGCACACTCGCGGTGCGGTCGAGCGCTTCTTCGGAACCCTGCACGGACTGGAGCGGGCGATGGTCGGGTACGTCGGTCAGAACGCCGTGGACCGTTCCAGCGAGGAACTCAAGAAGCTGCGCGTGGCGACCCAGCGGTGGCTGGATACGGGCGTGGACCCCGGCCCCGGCAAACGCCACCAGACCATCCACGAATACCAGAACAGCGTTCTGGCGTGGCTGATCGTCGAATACCACCAGCGCCTTGTGGACGGCAAGACCCGCCTGGAACACTTCCGCGAAACCGCGCCCGAATCCAGCCTGCTGGAACTGGACGCTGGAGAGCTGCTGCTGCTGTTCGCCCGCCGCACCAAGCGCGTGGTCAGGCCGGACGGCACCGTCAGCATCGGCAACGTGGCCTGGACGATTCCGGGCGGAAAGCTGGCGCAGTACCGGGGACTGCCGGTGCTGGTGCTCGAAGACCAGTTCGCGCTGGGCGACGAACGCCGGGGCATCGTCTGGCAGGACGAACGCACCGGACGCCTGGAAATGCTCGGCACCGCCGTGCCCGCGCCCACCGTGGCAGCCAGCATCGCCGCCGGTGAGGAACGCCGCGCCCAGAAAGCACAAAAAGCTGCTGCCCTGCGGAGTGCCGACGAACTGGCCCGCGAGTACACCAACCCCGCGCTGATGGTGACCGAGCAGCTGCGCCGCGAACTGCCCGTGCAGGCCGTGACGCCGCTGCAACCTGCCGCCCGCGCCCAACTCAACCCCGAACCCCCGAAGCCCGATCTGGGCGACTTCGGGAAAGCGTTCCTGAAACCCGCTGACGACCTCGACGCGCTGCTGCGCCAGATCAAGGAGGAAAACGAGTGA
- a CDS encoding winged helix-turn-helix domain-containing protein: protein MRLLSDERHQHLEAAARCYSTMTRRALLAVLAERSPATTLDIQRAFPALSNEQLSQDIRPLLKAGLVKSPGRLGRGRPHFYSLTPTGIQALRDLHDELSALIAALPVEAPDDETHE, encoded by the coding sequence ATGCGCCTCCTGTCCGACGAGCGCCACCAGCACCTGGAGGCGGCGGCCCGCTGCTACAGCACCATGACCCGCCGCGCCCTCCTGGCCGTTCTGGCTGAGCGCTCCCCTGCCACCACGCTCGACATTCAACGGGCGTTCCCCGCGTTGTCCAACGAACAGCTCAGTCAGGACATCCGGCCACTGCTCAAGGCCGGACTGGTGAAGAGCCCGGGCCGCCTTGGCCGAGGCCGCCCGCACTTCTACTCGCTGACGCCGACGGGCATTCAGGCCCTGCGGGACCTGCATGACGAACTCTCAGCGCTCATCGCTGCTCTGCCTGTGGAGGCCCCCGATGACGAAACCCACGAATGA
- a CDS encoding helix-turn-helix domain-containing protein, with protein MRQLKLSRSQLADRAGISRGYVSDLLNGRRGGRLGADVMLNLAKALEVEPIFFASSFANAKQKSRSGRISGREGRETGAAHE; from the coding sequence ATGCGGCAGCTCAAGCTAAGTCGCTCACAGCTCGCTGACCGGGCCGGGATTTCTCGCGGCTACGTCAGCGATTTGCTCAATGGGAGGCGCGGGGGGCGACTGGGTGCCGATGTCATGTTGAATCTGGCAAAAGCACTCGAAGTGGAGCCTATTTTTTTCGCTTCCTCATTCGCAAATGCGAAACAAAAAAGCCGATCTGGTCGCATTTCTGGCCGGGAAGGGAGGGAAACGGGTGCCGCACATGAGTAA
- a CDS encoding terminase large subunit domain-containing protein has protein sequence MSAAQRGYFLAYQVAWLNDDSRLKIAEKSRRIGWTYTQAYEDVRDAAKEGGMDVWFSSADLTAAREYIRYVQMWARILNVVATDLGEVVLEGSGESAIKAFVVAFANGKRITALSSNPKGFRSKGGKVVLDEFAFHEDADELWRAAAPSVLWGYPIRVFSSHNGKDCRFYQMVQEAQQADSKWTLHSVTIVDAIRDGLVERIMNLDRPATAAEVEAFLAECRAIAGDDETFQQEFMCNPLDGTAAYISHALFDANVAAEVPDPIVILGSEIHDIPLPDYRPALQFKRAGGQLYLGVDIGRKRDLTVLWVWEKVGDTLWTRAVVELHIVKFRYQFRWLEHLLPMTTHAEMDETGLGAQLAEDAEEDFGSEKVTKVTFNEKEKKDLAVGFKNALEDSSLRLPGTAVVRADFKKIRRTVSPSGNVLFKGERDADGHADRFWAAALGRRASTRVVGGGIITL, from the coding sequence GTGAGCGCGGCTCAGCGGGGCTACTTCCTCGCCTATCAGGTGGCGTGGCTCAACGACGACAGCCGCCTGAAGATTGCCGAGAAGTCGCGGCGCATCGGCTGGACCTACACCCAGGCTTACGAGGACGTGCGGGACGCGGCCAAGGAAGGCGGCATGGACGTGTGGTTCAGCTCGGCTGACCTGACCGCCGCCCGTGAGTACATCCGCTACGTTCAGATGTGGGCACGGATTCTGAACGTGGTCGCCACCGACCTGGGCGAAGTGGTGCTCGAAGGCTCAGGCGAGAGTGCCATCAAAGCCTTCGTGGTGGCCTTCGCCAACGGCAAGCGCATCACCGCGCTGTCGAGCAACCCCAAGGGCTTCCGGTCCAAGGGGGGCAAGGTCGTGCTTGACGAGTTCGCCTTCCACGAAGACGCTGATGAACTCTGGCGGGCCGCCGCGCCGTCGGTGCTGTGGGGCTACCCCATTCGGGTCTTTTCCTCGCACAACGGCAAGGACTGCCGCTTCTACCAGATGGTGCAGGAGGCGCAGCAGGCGGACAGCAAGTGGACGCTGCACTCGGTGACCATCGTGGACGCCATCCGTGACGGACTGGTCGAGCGCATCATGAACCTGGACCGTCCGGCCACCGCTGCCGAGGTGGAAGCGTTCCTGGCCGAGTGTCGGGCCATTGCAGGCGACGACGAGACGTTCCAGCAGGAATTCATGTGCAACCCCCTGGACGGGACGGCGGCCTACATCAGCCACGCGCTGTTCGATGCCAATGTCGCGGCTGAGGTGCCCGACCCCATCGTGATTCTGGGCAGCGAGATTCACGACATTCCCCTGCCCGACTACCGCCCTGCCCTGCAATTCAAGCGGGCAGGCGGTCAGCTCTACCTGGGCGTGGACATCGGGCGCAAACGCGACCTGACGGTGCTGTGGGTGTGGGAAAAGGTGGGAGACACGCTCTGGACTCGGGCCGTTGTCGAGCTGCACATCGTCAAGTTCCGTTATCAGTTTCGCTGGCTGGAGCATCTGCTGCCCATGACCACCCACGCCGAGATGGACGAAACGGGCCTGGGGGCGCAACTGGCCGAAGACGCCGAGGAAGATTTCGGCTCCGAGAAGGTCACGAAGGTGACGTTCAACGAGAAGGAAAAGAAAGACCTCGCCGTGGGCTTCAAGAACGCGCTGGAAGACAGCAGCCTGCGCCTGCCAGGGACAGCGGTGGTCCGGGCCGACTTCAAGAAAATTCGGCGCACCGTGTCACCCAGTGGCAACGTGCTGTTCAAGGGCGAGCGGG